The following proteins are encoded in a genomic region of Kosakonia oryzae:
- the nrdI gene encoding class Ib ribonucleoside-diphosphate reductase assembly flavoprotein NrdI — MSTLVYFSSSSENTQRFITRLGLPAVRIPLNERERLRVDEPYILVVPSYGGGGTAGAVPRQVIRFLNDPHNRSLIRGVIASGNRNFGEAYGRAGDVVSQKCGVPYLYRFELMGTQQDIDNVRKGVSEFWQRQPQSA, encoded by the coding sequence GCAGCTCCGAAAATACGCAGCGCTTTATTACGCGTCTTGGGCTGCCGGCAGTGCGTATTCCGCTCAATGAGCGGGAGCGCCTCCGGGTAGACGAACCTTATATCCTTGTTGTGCCCAGTTATGGCGGCGGCGGAACGGCAGGCGCGGTTCCCCGCCAGGTGATCCGCTTTTTAAACGATCCGCATAACCGGTCGTTGATTCGCGGCGTGATCGCCTCCGGTAACCGGAATTTTGGCGAAGCATACGGTCGTGCCGGCGATGTGGTGTCGCAGAAATGCGGCGTGCCGTATCTCTACCGTTTTGAGCTGATGGGTACGCAGCAGGACATCGACAATGTGCGTAAAGGAGTGAGCGAATTTTGGCAACGACAACCGCAGAGCGCGTGA
- the proX gene encoding glycine betaine/L-proline ABC transporter substrate-binding protein ProX, with product MRHSVLFATAFATLVSTSTFAADLPGKGITVQPFQSTISEETFQTLLVSRGLEKLGYTVNKPSEVDYNVGYTSLAAGDVTFTAVNWQPLHDDMYAAAGGDSKFYRSGVFVTGAAQGYLIDKKTAEQYHIKSIDQLKDPKIAKLFDTNGDGKADLTGCTPGWGCEAVINHQIDAYGLSNTVVHNQGNYAAMMADTITRFKEGKPVLYYTWTPYWVSDVLKPGKDVVWLQVPFSSLPGKQKDIDTKLPNGMNYGFPVNTMHIVANKAWAEKNPAAAKLFSLMKLPIADINAQNAMMHDGKASEADIQGHVDGWIKAHQQQFDGWVKEALAAQK from the coding sequence ATGCGACATAGCGTACTTTTTGCCACAGCGTTTGCCACCCTTGTCTCTACCAGCACATTTGCTGCAGACCTGCCCGGCAAAGGCATCACCGTACAGCCCTTCCAGAGCACCATTTCTGAAGAAACCTTCCAGACGCTGCTGGTCAGCCGCGGGCTGGAAAAACTCGGTTATACGGTGAATAAACCGAGCGAAGTGGATTACAACGTCGGTTATACCTCTCTTGCCGCTGGCGACGTCACCTTTACCGCCGTTAACTGGCAGCCGCTGCACGACGACATGTATGCCGCCGCAGGCGGTGACAGCAAGTTTTACCGCTCCGGAGTATTTGTCACCGGCGCGGCGCAGGGTTACCTGATCGATAAGAAAACCGCCGAGCAGTACCACATTAAAAGCATCGATCAGCTTAAAGATCCGAAAATCGCCAAACTGTTCGACACCAATGGCGACGGCAAAGCCGATCTGACCGGCTGCACACCCGGCTGGGGCTGTGAAGCGGTAATTAATCACCAGATCGACGCTTACGGCCTGAGCAACACCGTGGTGCATAATCAGGGCAACTATGCGGCGATGATGGCGGACACCATTACCCGTTTCAAAGAGGGTAAACCGGTGCTTTATTACACCTGGACGCCGTACTGGGTGAGCGATGTGCTGAAACCGGGTAAAGATGTGGTCTGGTTGCAGGTACCGTTCTCTTCCCTGCCGGGCAAGCAGAAAGATATCGACACCAAACTGCCGAACGGCATGAACTACGGCTTCCCGGTGAACACCATGCACATTGTCGCCAACAAAGCCTGGGCGGAGAAAAACCCGGCAGCGGCGAAATTGTTCTCGCTGATGAAGCTGCCTATCGCCGATATCAATGCGCAGAACGCGATGATGCATGACGGCAAAGCCTCCGAAGCGGATATTCAGGGTCATGTTGACGGCTGGATTAAAGCCCACCAGCAGCAGTTTGACGGCTGGGTAAAAGAAGCGCTGGCCGCGCAGAAGTAA
- a CDS encoding MFS transporter — protein MTQANHGLSPALIALMSVATGLAVASNYYAQPLLDTIAHAFSLSPNQAGFIVTAAQLGYAAGLLFLVPLGDMFERRTLIVVMTLLSAGGMLITASSSSLSFMILGTALTGLFSVVAQILVPLAATLATPDKRGKVVGTIMSGLLLGILLARTVAGLLASLGGWRTVYWVASVLMVLMALALWRGLPKLKQETHLNYPQLLGSVFTLFAGDKVLRTRALLGCLSFANFSILWTSMAFLLASPPFNFSEAVIGLFGLVGAAGALGARQAGGLADRGKSHLTTTGGLLLLLLSWLAIWLGHSSIIALIIGIIVLDLTVQGVHITNQTVIYRIKPDARNRLTAGYMTSYFIGGAAGSLISASAWQHAGWTGVCAAGSTLALLNLLVWWRGFHRQQVTK, from the coding sequence ATGACACAAGCAAACCACGGTCTTAGCCCGGCGCTGATTGCGCTGATGTCCGTCGCCACGGGCCTTGCGGTCGCCAGCAATTACTATGCGCAACCGCTGCTCGACACCATCGCTCATGCCTTTTCGCTGTCGCCTAATCAGGCGGGCTTTATTGTTACCGCCGCCCAGCTTGGCTATGCCGCTGGCCTGCTGTTTCTGGTGCCGCTCGGCGATATGTTTGAGCGGCGCACGCTCATTGTGGTGATGACGCTGCTGTCGGCGGGCGGCATGTTGATTACCGCCAGTAGTTCGTCGCTGAGCTTCATGATCCTCGGCACCGCGCTGACCGGACTATTTTCCGTCGTCGCGCAGATCCTCGTGCCGCTGGCCGCAACATTAGCCACGCCGGATAAACGTGGCAAAGTGGTCGGTACCATCATGAGCGGGCTGCTGCTGGGGATTTTACTGGCGCGCACCGTTGCCGGATTGCTCGCCAGTCTCGGCGGCTGGCGCACGGTGTATTGGGTCGCCAGCGTGCTCATGGTGCTGATGGCGCTGGCGCTGTGGCGCGGTCTGCCGAAGCTCAAACAGGAAACGCACCTCAATTATCCGCAACTACTCGGCTCTGTGTTTACGCTGTTCGCCGGGGATAAAGTGCTGCGCACCCGCGCCCTGCTCGGCTGCCTGAGCTTCGCCAACTTCAGTATTCTCTGGACGTCAATGGCGTTCCTGCTGGCCTCGCCGCCGTTCAACTTCTCCGAAGCGGTCATCGGTTTGTTCGGCCTGGTCGGCGCGGCGGGCGCATTAGGCGCGCGCCAGGCTGGCGGTCTGGCGGATCGCGGTAAATCGCATCTCACCACCACGGGCGGTCTGCTATTGCTGCTGCTTTCCTGGCTGGCCATTTGGCTCGGTCACAGCTCGATTATCGCGCTGATTATTGGCATTATTGTGCTCGATCTCACCGTGCAGGGCGTGCATATCACCAACCAGACGGTGATTTACCGCATCAAACCGGATGCGCGTAATCGCCTGACCGCCGGGTATATGACCAGCTACTTTATTGGCGGCGCAGCAGGTTCGTTGATCTCGGCCTCCGCCTGGCAGCATGCGGGCTGGACGGGCGTCTGCGCGGCGGGCAGTACGCTGGCGCTGTTGAATCTGCTGGTCTGGTGGCGAGGATTTCACCGCCAGCAAGTGACGAAGTAA
- the nrdE gene encoding class 1b ribonucleoside-diphosphate reductase subunit alpha: MATTTAERVKHETLDYHALNAMLNLYDKDGRIQFDKDREAVDAFMANHVRPNTVTFSSQDERLNWLMSEGYYDATVLARYDRAFVVDLIAHAHASGFRFQTFLGAWKFYTSYTLKTFDGKRYLEHFEDRACLVALTLAQGDEALARQLAEEILSGRFQPATPTFLNCGKQQRGELVSCFLLRIEDNMESIGRAVNSALQLSKRGGGVAFLLSNLREAGAPIKRIENQSSGVIPVMKMLEDAFSYANQLGARQGAGAVYLHAHHPDILRFLDTKRENADEKIRIKTLSLGVVIPDVTFRLAKENAQMALFSPYDVERLYGKPFGDIAISELYDELLADDRVRKSYINARDFFQTLAEIQFESGYPYIMFEDTVNRANPIAGRINMSNLCSEILQVNSASTFDENLDYATTGHDISCNLGSLNIAHTMDSPDFGRTVETAIRGLTAVSDMSHIRSVPSVETGNAASHAIGLGQMNLHGYLAREGIAYGSPEGLDFTNFYFYTITWHALHTSMMIARERGQHFAGFPASRYASGEYFSQYLEGDWQPKTEKVRALFARSGITLPTREMWQQLREDVMRYGIYNQNLQAVPPTGSISYINHATSSIHPIVSKIEIRKEGKTGRVYYPAPFMTNENLALYEDAYEIGPEKIIDTYAEATRHVDQGLSLTLFFKDTATTRDINKAQIYAWKKGIKTLYYIRLRQLALEGTEIQGCVSCAL, encoded by the coding sequence TTGGCAACGACAACCGCAGAGCGCGTGAAACACGAAACGCTGGATTACCATGCACTGAATGCGATGCTGAATCTTTATGATAAAGATGGCCGCATTCAGTTTGATAAAGATCGCGAGGCGGTTGACGCCTTTATGGCGAATCATGTGCGCCCCAATACCGTCACTTTCAGCAGCCAGGATGAACGGCTGAACTGGCTGATGAGCGAAGGTTATTACGATGCTACCGTGCTGGCGCGTTACGACCGTGCGTTCGTCGTCGATCTGATTGCGCACGCGCACGCCAGCGGTTTTCGTTTTCAGACCTTCCTTGGCGCATGGAAGTTTTACACCAGCTACACGCTAAAAACCTTCGACGGCAAACGCTATCTTGAGCACTTTGAAGACCGCGCCTGCCTGGTCGCGCTGACGCTGGCGCAGGGCGATGAAGCGCTGGCGCGGCAACTGGCGGAAGAGATCCTCTCTGGCCGTTTCCAGCCCGCGACGCCAACCTTCCTGAACTGCGGTAAACAGCAGCGCGGTGAACTGGTTTCCTGCTTCCTGCTGCGCATTGAAGACAATATGGAATCGATTGGCCGCGCGGTGAACTCGGCGTTGCAGCTCTCCAAACGTGGCGGCGGCGTGGCGTTTCTGCTCTCCAACCTGCGCGAAGCGGGCGCGCCAATCAAACGTATTGAAAACCAGTCTTCCGGCGTGATCCCGGTAATGAAAATGCTGGAAGATGCCTTTTCCTACGCCAACCAGCTTGGCGCGCGTCAGGGCGCGGGCGCGGTTTATCTGCATGCGCATCACCCGGACATTCTGCGTTTCCTCGATACCAAACGTGAAAACGCCGACGAGAAGATCCGCATCAAAACCCTGTCGCTGGGCGTGGTAATTCCGGATGTCACCTTCCGGCTGGCCAAAGAAAACGCGCAGATGGCGCTGTTTTCGCCCTATGATGTCGAGCGCCTGTATGGCAAACCGTTTGGCGATATAGCGATTAGCGAGCTGTATGATGAACTGCTGGCCGACGATCGCGTGCGCAAAAGCTACATTAACGCCCGCGACTTCTTCCAGACGCTGGCGGAGATCCAGTTTGAGTCCGGCTACCCGTACATCATGTTTGAAGACACGGTGAACCGCGCGAACCCGATTGCCGGGCGCATCAATATGAGCAACCTGTGCTCGGAGATTTTGCAGGTCAACAGCGCTTCGACATTTGATGAAAACCTCGATTACGCCACGACCGGCCACGATATTTCCTGCAACCTGGGTTCGCTGAATATCGCGCATACCATGGATTCGCCGGACTTCGGCCGCACGGTGGAAACCGCGATTCGCGGGCTGACGGCGGTGTCCGATATGAGCCACATCCGCTCTGTACCGTCGGTTGAGACCGGCAATGCCGCCTCGCACGCCATTGGGCTGGGCCAGATGAACCTGCACGGTTATCTGGCGCGCGAAGGCATCGCCTATGGCAGCCCGGAAGGGCTCGATTTCACCAACTTCTATTTCTACACCATCACCTGGCATGCGCTGCACACCTCGATGATGATTGCCCGCGAGCGCGGCCAGCATTTTGCCGGTTTCCCGGCGTCGCGCTACGCCAGCGGCGAATACTTCAGCCAGTACCTGGAAGGCGACTGGCAACCGAAAACGGAGAAAGTCCGTGCGCTGTTTGCCCGTTCCGGCATCACCCTCCCGACGCGCGAGATGTGGCAGCAACTGCGTGAAGATGTGATGCGTTACGGCATTTATAACCAGAATTTACAGGCGGTTCCGCCGACCGGCTCCATCTCGTACATCAACCATGCGACATCGAGTATTCACCCGATTGTGTCGAAAATTGAGATCCGCAAGGAAGGCAAAACCGGGCGCGTTTACTACCCGGCCCCGTTTATGACCAATGAAAACCTGGCGCTGTACGAAGATGCGTATGAGATTGGCCCGGAGAAGATCATTGATACCTATGCCGAAGCCACGCGCCATGTCGATCAGGGGCTGTCGCTGACGCTGTTCTTCAAAGACACCGCCACCACGCGCGATATCAACAAAGCACAGATCTACGCCTGGAAGAAAGGCATCAAGACGCTGTATTACATTCGCCTGCGCCAGCTTGCGCTGGAAGGCACTGAGATCCAGGGCTGCGTGTCCTGCGCGTTATAA
- the proW gene encoding glycine betaine/L-proline ABC transporter permease ProW, translating into MADQNNPWDSAPATDSAAQSADAWGGGSAAPADSGGADWLHSAPAPAPEHFNIMDPFHKTLIPLDSWVTQGIDWVVMHFRPVFQGIRIPIDYILSTFQQLLLGMPAPVAIIVFSLIAWQMSSAGMGIATLVSLIAIGAIGAWSQAMVTLALVLTALLFCVVIGLPLGIWLARSPRASKIIRPLLDAMQTTPAFVYLVPIVMLFGIGNVPGVVVTIIFALPPVVRLTILGINQVPADLIEASRSFGASPRQMLFKVQLPLAMPTIMAGINQTLMLALSMVVIASMIAVGGLGQMVLRGIGRLDMGLATVGGVGIVILAIILDRLTQAVGRDSRSRGNRRWYQTGPLGLLTRPFAK; encoded by the coding sequence ATGGCTGATCAAAATAACCCGTGGGATAGCGCGCCAGCAACCGATAGCGCGGCGCAGTCCGCAGATGCCTGGGGCGGCGGTTCTGCCGCGCCTGCCGACAGCGGCGGTGCCGACTGGCTGCACAGCGCGCCAGCACCCGCGCCGGAACATTTCAACATTATGGATCCGTTCCATAAAACGCTGATCCCGCTGGATAGCTGGGTAACGCAGGGGATCGACTGGGTAGTGATGCACTTCCGCCCGGTATTCCAGGGGATCCGTATCCCTATCGACTATATCCTGAGCACTTTCCAGCAACTGCTGCTTGGGATGCCCGCGCCGGTTGCGATCATCGTATTCTCGCTGATCGCCTGGCAGATGAGCAGTGCCGGAATGGGGATTGCCACGCTGGTATCGCTGATTGCCATTGGCGCGATTGGTGCCTGGTCGCAGGCGATGGTTACGCTGGCGCTGGTGCTGACCGCGCTGCTGTTCTGCGTGGTGATCGGTTTACCGCTGGGGATCTGGCTGGCGCGTAGCCCACGGGCGTCGAAAATCATTCGCCCGCTGCTGGATGCCATGCAGACCACGCCGGCGTTTGTTTACCTGGTGCCGATTGTGATGCTGTTTGGTATCGGCAACGTGCCCGGCGTGGTGGTGACGATTATCTTCGCCCTGCCGCCGGTGGTGCGTCTGACGATCCTCGGTATTAATCAGGTTCCGGCGGATTTGATTGAAGCTTCACGCTCATTTGGCGCCAGCCCGCGTCAAATGTTGTTCAAAGTACAGTTACCACTGGCCATGCCTACCATTATGGCGGGAATTAACCAGACGCTGATGCTTGCCCTCTCCATGGTAGTGATCGCCTCAATGATCGCCGTTGGCGGGCTTGGCCAGATGGTACTGCGCGGTATTGGCCGCCTCGATATGGGGCTGGCGACCGTCGGCGGCGTTGGGATTGTCATCCTCGCCATCATTCTCGACCGCCTGACGCAGGCTGTCGGCCGCGATTCCCGCAGCCGTGGAAATCGTCGCTGGTATCAAACCGGCCCGCTGGGTCTGCTGACCCGTCCATTCGCCAAATAA
- the proV gene encoding glycine betaine/L-proline ABC transporter ATP-binding protein ProV translates to MAIKLEVKNLYKIFGEHPQRAFKYIEKGFSKEAILEKTGLSLGVKDASLAIEEGEIFVIMGLSGSGKSTMVRLLNRLIEPTRGQVLIDGVDIARISDAELREVRRKKIAMVFQSFALMPHMTVLDNTAFGMELAGIAPQARQEKALDALRQVGLENYAHAYPDELSGGMRQRVGLARALAINPDILLMDEAFSALDPLIRTEMQDELVKLQAKHQRTIVFISHDLDEAMRIGDRIAIMQNGEVVQVGTPDEILNNPANDYVRTFFRGVDISQVFSAKDIARRTPVGLIRKTPGFGPRSALKLLQDEDREYGYVIERGNKFVGIVSIDSLKAALSQNAGIEAALIDSPLAVEAETPLSELLSHVGQAPCAVPVVGEEQQYVGIISKRMLLQALDREGANNG, encoded by the coding sequence ATGGCAATTAAATTAGAAGTGAAGAATCTCTATAAAATATTTGGCGAGCATCCGCAGCGGGCTTTCAAATATATTGAGAAAGGATTTTCAAAAGAAGCGATTCTGGAAAAAACGGGTCTGTCGCTTGGCGTTAAAGACGCCAGTCTGGCCATTGAAGAAGGCGAGATATTTGTCATCATGGGGTTATCCGGATCGGGTAAATCCACTATGGTACGCCTTCTCAATCGCCTGATTGAACCCACCCGTGGACAGGTGCTGATTGATGGCGTGGATATCGCCAGAATATCAGACGCCGAGCTACGCGAGGTGCGCAGGAAAAAGATTGCGATGGTCTTCCAGTCGTTTGCGTTAATGCCCCATATGACGGTGCTGGATAACACCGCATTTGGTATGGAATTAGCGGGAATTGCACCGCAGGCGCGACAGGAAAAAGCGCTCGACGCCCTGCGTCAGGTCGGGCTGGAAAATTATGCGCACGCATATCCGGATGAACTCTCCGGCGGTATGCGTCAGCGTGTTGGTCTGGCGCGTGCGTTAGCGATTAATCCGGACATTCTATTAATGGATGAAGCCTTCTCGGCGCTCGATCCATTAATTCGTACGGAAATGCAGGATGAACTGGTAAAACTGCAAGCGAAACATCAGCGCACCATCGTATTTATTTCTCACGATCTGGATGAAGCTATGCGTATTGGCGACCGGATTGCCATTATGCAAAATGGCGAAGTGGTACAGGTCGGTACGCCGGATGAAATATTGAATAATCCGGCCAATGATTATGTGCGCACCTTCTTCCGCGGTGTGGATATTAGCCAGGTGTTTAGCGCGAAAGATATTGCACGTCGAACACCGGTGGGTTTGATCCGTAAAACGCCAGGTTTTGGCCCGCGCTCAGCGCTGAAATTGTTGCAGGATGAAGACCGTGAATACGGTTATGTGATTGAACGCGGCAATAAATTTGTCGGCATTGTCTCCATCGACTCCCTGAAAGCGGCGCTCAGCCAGAACGCGGGGATCGAGGCGGCGTTAATTGACTCCCCGCTTGCGGTGGAGGCGGAAACGCCGCTCAGCGAGTTGCTCTCCCATGTCGGACAGGCGCCCTGCGCCGTGCCGGTCGTCGGTGAAGAACAACAGTACGTGGGCATCATCTCGAAACGGATGCTGCTACAGGCTTTAGATCGCGAGGGGGCAAACAATGGCTGA
- a CDS encoding AzlC family ABC transporter permease — MDSSAIPPDAEPVKVATLQEGIKDSLPIVLSYIPVAFAFGMNASKLGFSPLESLFFSCIIYAGASQFVITTLLAAGSTLWVAALTVMAMDVRHVLYGPSLRSRILQPLKNPKTAIWAFGLTDEVFAAATAKLVRDNRRWSENWMIGIALFSWLSWVAGTVLGAFSGSGLLEGYPAVESALGFMLPALFMSFLLASFQRRQTPSVTAALLGALAGLMLFSIPAAILAGIGSGCVAALVQAFYQGVPDEA; from the coding sequence ATGGATAGTTCAGCAATACCTCCAGACGCCGAGCCAGTGAAAGTAGCCACGCTACAGGAAGGCATCAAAGACAGTCTTCCTATCGTTTTAAGCTACATCCCCGTTGCATTTGCCTTTGGTATGAATGCCAGCAAACTCGGTTTTTCTCCTCTCGAAAGCCTCTTTTTCTCCTGCATTATCTACGCGGGCGCCAGCCAGTTCGTGATTACCACCCTGCTTGCTGCAGGCAGCACCTTGTGGGTTGCCGCGCTGACCGTCATGGCGATGGATGTTCGCCACGTGCTGTATGGCCCGTCGTTACGCAGCCGTATTCTGCAACCGCTTAAAAATCCGAAAACCGCGATCTGGGCCTTCGGCCTGACGGACGAAGTGTTTGCCGCCGCAACCGCTAAACTGGTGCGTGATAACCGTCGCTGGAGCGAAAACTGGATGATCGGCATCGCATTATTTTCCTGGCTCTCCTGGGTTGCGGGAACGGTGCTGGGTGCGTTTTCCGGTAGCGGCCTGCTGGAGGGATATCCGGCGGTTGAATCGGCGTTAGGTTTTATGCTGCCTGCCCTGTTTATGAGCTTCCTGCTGGCATCGTTCCAGCGTCGCCAGACGCCGAGCGTCACCGCCGCGCTGCTTGGCGCACTGGCCGGTTTAATGCTGTTCTCTATCCCTGCGGCGATCCTCGCCGGGATCGGTTCTGGCTGCGTTGCCGCGCTAGTGCAGGCGTTTTATCAGGGTGTTCCCGATGAGGCATGA
- the nrdF gene encoding class 1b ribonucleoside-diphosphate reductase subunit beta produces MSQLTRISAVNWNKIQDDKDLEVWNRLTSNFWLPEKVPLSNDIPAWQTLSPAEQQLTIRVFTGLTLLDTIQNTVGAPALMSDALTPHEEAVLSNVSFMEAVHARSYSSIFSTLCQTKDVDAAYSWSEENPALQRKAQIILQHYRADEPLKKKIASVFLESFLFYSGFWLPMYWSSRGKLTNTADLIRLIIRDEAVHGYYIGYKYQKGLEKVSAEKREELKNFALDLLMDLYDNELQYTEDVYAQSGWAEEVKAFLCYNANKALMNLGYEALFPAEMADVNPAILAALSPNADENHDFFSGSGSSYVMGKAVETEDEDWNF; encoded by the coding sequence ATGAGCCAACTAACACGTATCAGCGCGGTGAACTGGAACAAAATCCAGGACGATAAAGATCTGGAAGTGTGGAACCGGCTGACCAGCAATTTCTGGCTGCCGGAAAAGGTGCCGCTGTCGAACGATATTCCCGCCTGGCAGACGTTAAGCCCGGCGGAGCAACAGCTTACCATCCGCGTTTTTACCGGCCTGACGCTGCTCGACACCATTCAGAATACCGTTGGTGCACCGGCGTTAATGAGCGACGCGCTGACACCGCATGAAGAGGCGGTGTTGTCGAACGTCAGCTTTATGGAAGCGGTGCATGCCCGCTCCTACAGTTCGATTTTTTCCACGCTATGCCAGACCAAGGATGTCGATGCCGCGTATAGCTGGAGCGAAGAAAACCCGGCGTTGCAGCGCAAGGCGCAGATCATCCTGCAACACTATCGCGCCGATGAGCCGCTGAAAAAGAAGATCGCCAGCGTTTTTCTGGAATCTTTTCTCTTCTATTCCGGTTTCTGGCTGCCGATGTACTGGTCAAGCCGCGGCAAACTGACCAACACGGCAGACCTGATTCGGCTGATCATCCGCGATGAAGCAGTACACGGTTACTACATTGGTTATAAGTACCAGAAAGGGCTGGAGAAAGTTAGCGCAGAAAAACGCGAGGAACTGAAGAATTTCGCGCTGGATCTGCTGATGGATCTCTACGATAACGAGCTGCAATACACCGAAGATGTATACGCGCAGAGCGGCTGGGCCGAAGAGGTGAAAGCGTTCCTCTGCTATAACGCCAACAAAGCGCTGATGAACCTCGGTTATGAAGCGCTCTTCCCGGCGGAAATGGCGGACGTGAACCCGGCCATTCTTGCCGCGCTTTCACCGAATGCTGACGAAAACCACGACTTTTTCTCCGGCTCCGGCTCTTCATATGTGATGGGAAAAGCCGTCGAAACCGAAGACGAAGACTGGAATTTTTAA
- the mprA gene encoding transcriptional repressor MprA, giving the protein MDSSFTPIEQMLKFRASRYEDFPFQEILLTRLCMHMQGKLLENRNKMLKAQGINETLFMALITLESQENHSIQPSELSSALGSSRTNATRIADELEKRGWIERRESDNDRRCLHLQLTDKGHEFLRQVLPPQHNCLHQLWSSLSDAEKDQLEQITRKLLTRLDQMDEDGVILEALR; this is encoded by the coding sequence ATGGATAGTTCGTTTACGCCCATAGAGCAAATGCTTAAGTTTCGCGCCAGCCGCTATGAGGATTTTCCGTTTCAGGAGATTTTGCTCACCCGTCTTTGCATGCACATGCAGGGTAAGCTGCTGGAAAACCGCAACAAAATGCTGAAAGCGCAGGGTATTAACGAGACGTTGTTTATGGCATTGATCACGCTGGAGTCGCAGGAAAACCACAGCATTCAGCCGTCTGAATTGAGCAGCGCGCTGGGTTCTTCGCGTACCAATGCCACACGTATTGCCGATGAACTGGAAAAACGCGGCTGGATCGAGCGTCGCGAAAGCGATAACGATCGTCGCTGCCTGCATCTGCAACTGACCGATAAAGGTCACGAATTCCTGCGTCAGGTTCTGCCCCCGCAGCACAACTGTCTGCATCAACTGTGGTCTTCCCTGAGTGACGCGGAAAAAGACCAGCTTGAGCAGATCACACGCAAGTTACTTACGCGTCTCGACCAGATGGACGAAGACGGCGTCATTCTTGAGGCGCTGCGCTAA
- the ygaH gene encoding L-valine transporter subunit YgaH codes for MRHEILLLGLLVGGVNFLFRYLPLRVRVGRPNPTKRGVAGILLDTIGIASICSLLVVSCVPEIIHDGRRLLPTLIGFAVLGLSFWKTRSIILPTLLSALAYGIAWKLLTDA; via the coding sequence ATGAGGCATGAAATTTTACTGCTCGGTCTGCTGGTGGGCGGCGTTAATTTTTTATTTCGCTACCTTCCTCTGCGCGTTCGCGTCGGGCGGCCAAATCCGACAAAACGCGGGGTCGCTGGCATCCTGTTGGACACTATCGGCATCGCCTCTATTTGTTCATTACTGGTGGTGTCATGCGTACCAGAAATTATTCATGACGGCCGCCGCCTGTTGCCAACGCTGATTGGCTTCGCGGTATTGGGCCTGAGTTTCTGGAAAACACGCAGCATTATTCTCCCCACGCTACTGAGCGCGCTTGCGTACGGAATCGCATGGAAACTGCTGACGGATGCATAG